Proteins encoded by one window of Candidatus Odinarchaeum yellowstonii:
- a CDS encoding AMP phosphorylase, whose translation MAEFTVKSIDILCDYNQVLLNEKDAKNMKISLRGRVQVKSLNKSFTAVLLTTKTFLKEGEIGLNDKLMRKLQVKEGGVVEVTPAKIPVSLSYIKKKLSGESLNQSEMTQIVEDIVSMTLTPVEMTAFILAQHYQDLSMAEVEYLTRAMAETGTTIDFEEPVYDKHSIGGVPGNKVSLLIVPIVASMGLLIPKTSSRAITSPSGTADTFEVLAPVNFSVEEIKSLVKKTRGCLVWGGTLNLAPADDILIETVEYPLSIDPISQMLASIMSKKLAIGVDSLVLDVPVGANTKVKTKEEAVALSRKFVELGERLKMRVEVGLTYGDQPVGHTIGPALEAKEALEALMGVGSSTSLIEKSTALAGILLEMAGLAGRGSGQQLALECINSGKALKKMREIIENQGGDPNVKPEDIPLGEETEEIPAPFSGYIVEVDNKAVNAIAKAAGAPEDKGAGVYLYKKRGGYVKKGEPILKIYAEKSSKLSEAISVANKSNPITIEGMLLKHVSALY comes from the coding sequence ATGGCTGAGTTCACTGTTAAATCAATAGATATATTATGCGATTACAACCAGGTGTTACTAAACGAAAAAGACGCTAAAAATATGAAGATTAGCCTGAGGGGTCGCGTTCAGGTTAAATCTCTTAACAAATCTTTCACCGCTGTTTTACTGACGACTAAAACTTTCTTAAAAGAAGGGGAGATCGGCTTAAACGATAAACTTATGAGGAAGCTGCAGGTGAAGGAAGGAGGAGTCGTTGAGGTTACACCTGCGAAAATACCTGTCTCCTTATCTTATATTAAGAAAAAATTAAGCGGTGAGTCTTTAAACCAGAGTGAAATGACGCAAATCGTAGAAGATATCGTCTCCATGACTTTAACACCGGTTGAGATGACCGCTTTCATATTAGCTCAACACTACCAGGATTTATCTATGGCTGAAGTGGAGTACTTGACTAGAGCTATGGCTGAGACAGGGACCACCATAGACTTCGAGGAACCAGTGTACGATAAACACTCCATCGGCGGGGTTCCAGGTAATAAAGTCTCTCTTCTAATAGTTCCCATAGTAGCCTCCATGGGTTTGCTAATACCTAAAACTAGTAGTCGAGCGATCACTTCGCCTTCAGGTACCGCTGACACCTTCGAGGTTTTAGCTCCAGTTAACTTTTCAGTAGAGGAGATTAAAAGTCTAGTTAAAAAAACACGCGGCTGCCTTGTGTGGGGTGGAACCCTTAACCTTGCACCAGCCGACGATATTTTAATTGAAACAGTTGAGTACCCTTTAAGCATAGATCCCATAAGCCAGATGCTAGCTTCTATAATGTCTAAGAAGCTAGCTATCGGCGTGGACTCTCTTGTATTAGATGTACCTGTGGGTGCTAACACTAAGGTTAAAACTAAAGAGGAGGCTGTCGCGCTTTCAAGAAAGTTTGTAGAGTTAGGTGAAAGATTAAAGATGAGAGTTGAAGTAGGTTTAACATACGGTGATCAACCTGTCGGTCACACAATCGGACCTGCATTAGAGGCTAAAGAAGCTCTTGAAGCTTTAATGGGCGTCGGCTCCTCCACTTCTCTTATAGAGAAATCTACAGCTTTAGCCGGTATACTTTTAGAGATGGCGGGGCTCGCTGGTAGGGGAAGCGGGCAGCAGCTTGCTTTAGAATGTATTAACAGCGGTAAAGCTCTTAAAAAAATGAGGGAGATTATTGAAAACCAAGGCGGTGACCCTAACGTTAAACCTGAAGATATTCCTTTAGGCGAGGAAACCGAGGAAATACCTGCACCGTTCTCAGGTTACATCGTTGAAGTGGATAATAAAGCGGTTAACGCGATCGCTAAAGCCGCAGGAGCCCCCGAAGATAAAGGTGCTGGAGTATACTTGTATAAGAAGCGCGGCGGCTATGTGAAGAAAGGGGAGCCGATTCTGAAAATCTACGCTGAGAAATCATCTAAGCTTAGTGAAGCGATCTCTGTCGCTAATAAATCTAACCCTATAACAATTGAGGGGATGCTTCTTAAACATGTATCCGCATTATACTAG
- a CDS encoding endonuclease, whose protein sequence is MIDVLIIILAIITMVLTLTCYILVKQNRRLAKEIREMETQQRSLSTVYGRISEQWFPLMKDYPYNPQNFRFIGSPVDGIQFEDDKIIFCEFKVHKSQLNESEKRVRELVKNRKVDWEEFHFNI, encoded by the coding sequence ATGATAGATGTTTTAATCATTATTTTAGCGATTATAACCATGGTTTTAACTTTAACCTGCTACATTCTAGTTAAACAAAACAGGAGGTTAGCTAAAGAGATTAGAGAGATGGAAACCCAGCAGAGAAGTCTCTCAACAGTTTACGGCCGTATAAGCGAGCAGTGGTTTCCTTTAATGAAAGACTATCCTTATAATCCTCAAAACTTCAGGTTCATCGGTTCACCAGTGGATGGAATCCAGTTCGAGGACGATAAAATTATTTTCTGCGAGTTTAAAGTTCATAAATCCCAGCTTAACGAGAGCGAGAAGAGAGTTAGGGAGTTAGTGAAGAATAGAAAAGTGGATTGGGAGGAATTCCACTTCAACATATAG
- a CDS encoding GMP synthase produces the protein MAFNEEKFVKKQIEELRRVLKDEKALIAVSGGVDSTTCAVLAHKALGDNLVCVTIDTGFMRTGEPQWVAALLSKPPLNLPMRIYDGVERFYSALRGLEDAEEKRKAFRETFYTILGEIAREESCRFLIQGTIAPDWIETRGGIKSQHNILTQIGINPVEKYGFQVVEPLMYLYKDQVRKVARYLQIPQVLSERQPFPGPGLLVRVVGRFNEEKIRVLKNATQLTEGRLAQFNTQQYFAAILDNVNINESMRDKIDELKRSAEEALQTAGLNVSVQVLKNKATGVKGDVRAYGHIAVLEVFKNGEVYIPPVKELVKLHVALVAKNPDFTRILYLVSDKRHGDYLIAIRAITTRDFMTASVADIQPNVLAELGSNIMRENVNVAAVYYDITQKPPATIEFE, from the coding sequence ATGGCGTTCAACGAGGAGAAATTTGTTAAAAAACAGATTGAAGAGCTGAGAAGAGTTTTAAAAGATGAGAAGGCGTTAATCGCGGTTTCAGGTGGTGTTGACAGCACAACCTGCGCGGTGCTAGCTCATAAAGCTTTAGGAGATAACCTAGTATGCGTCACGATAGACACAGGTTTCATGAGAACCGGGGAACCTCAGTGGGTTGCAGCTCTTTTATCTAAGCCTCCTTTAAACCTGCCTATGAGAATCTACGATGGAGTTGAAAGATTTTATAGCGCTCTTAGAGGGTTAGAGGACGCGGAGGAGAAGCGTAAAGCATTCAGAGAGACATTCTACACGATACTAGGGGAGATAGCTAGAGAAGAGAGTTGCAGGTTTTTAATTCAGGGTACTATCGCCCCGGATTGGATTGAAACCCGCGGTGGGATTAAAAGCCAGCATAATATTCTAACCCAGATAGGCATAAATCCTGTTGAAAAATACGGTTTCCAAGTAGTTGAACCCTTAATGTACCTGTATAAGGATCAGGTTAGAAAAGTCGCCCGGTATCTTCAAATCCCCCAAGTATTATCTGAGCGCCAGCCTTTCCCAGGCCCAGGTTTACTTGTTAGAGTGGTAGGTAGATTCAACGAGGAGAAAATCAGGGTTCTAAAAAACGCCACTCAGTTAACTGAAGGGAGGCTCGCCCAGTTTAACACACAACAATACTTCGCAGCAATTCTAGATAATGTGAATATAAATGAAAGCATGCGTGATAAAATAGATGAGTTGAAGAGGAGTGCGGAGGAGGCGTTACAAACCGCTGGCTTAAACGTGAGCGTCCAAGTTCTTAAAAACAAGGCGACTGGTGTTAAAGGGGATGTCCGCGCCTACGGGCATATAGCTGTTTTAGAGGTGTTCAAAAACGGTGAAGTTTATATTCCACCGGTCAAGGAGTTGGTTAAACTACACGTAGCTCTAGTAGCTAAAAACCCGGATTTCACTAGAATACTATATTTAGTATCAGATAAAAGACACGGTGATTATTTAATCGCGATTAGAGCGATCACCACCAGGGATTTTATGACGGCTTCTGTAGCTGATATTCAACCGAATGTTTTAGCTGAATTAGGATCTAATATAATGAGGGAGAATGTGAATGTAGCAGCCGTCTACTATGATATAACACAGAAGCCTCCTGCAACCATTGAATTCGAGTAA
- a CDS encoding ATP-grasp domain-containing protein, with translation MVYEHAAGGGYCDRKLTPSLFSEGYAMLNASVQDFQRVESKVYTTLDYRIANFTPPLNVEVVTILRPPQRVVEVFDRVCKEIDQIMIIAPESADTLYNLTKIAERNHLIVLGSSSEAVKVLSNKWNVKKIAENLGLNIPQIEKISFNTSIGEIKEILDNLGYPTVLRNLDSVGGEGVLLVDSNSDLNSAVNLLKSSTIHPEFIAHKYIKGIPVSVSLLSNGVTATPISLNAQAVSFNPQSGLLDYIGGYTPLKYKISRQVKKAALKLVENMSGVRGYIGVDFVIDESDQPFILEVNPRLTTSYIGIRRVVDVNLMDAIRKAVVEGSLPENINLKGYAFFSKVRIKVTEMLTVTKMQQLAQISGVITPPFPTGLDYSEAVIVAEGNTLKEAQAAFQYMKRNLQSLGEVGFEEIS, from the coding sequence ATGGTTTACGAGCACGCTGCTGGCGGCGGTTACTGCGATAGAAAGTTAACTCCCTCACTCTTCAGCGAGGGGTACGCGATGCTCAACGCCTCAGTTCAAGACTTTCAGCGCGTTGAGAGTAAAGTATACACTACACTCGACTATCGAATCGCGAATTTCACCCCTCCTTTAAACGTGGAGGTGGTTACGATTCTGAGACCACCTCAGAGGGTAGTCGAAGTTTTCGACAGAGTGTGCAAGGAGATAGATCAGATAATGATCATCGCACCTGAAAGCGCGGATACCCTTTATAATCTAACTAAAATAGCTGAGCGAAATCATCTTATCGTTTTAGGATCCTCATCTGAAGCTGTGAAAGTTTTATCTAATAAATGGAATGTGAAAAAAATCGCTGAAAACCTTGGTTTAAACATCCCTCAAATCGAGAAAATCTCATTTAACACATCTATCGGAGAGATTAAAGAAATATTAGATAACCTCGGTTACCCTACTGTTTTAAGAAATCTCGACTCAGTTGGAGGTGAGGGTGTTCTCTTAGTTGATTCTAATAGTGATTTAAACAGTGCGGTTAACTTGCTTAAATCAAGTACAATTCACCCAGAGTTCATAGCGCATAAATATATTAAAGGCATTCCGGTTAGCGTGAGTCTTTTATCTAACGGTGTGACTGCGACTCCTATAAGTTTGAACGCTCAAGCTGTAAGCTTCAACCCGCAGAGTGGTTTATTAGATTATATCGGCGGCTACACGCCGCTTAAATATAAGATTTCTAGGCAAGTGAAGAAGGCTGCTTTGAAATTAGTGGAGAATATGTCTGGGGTGAGAGGTTATATTGGAGTCGACTTCGTAATAGATGAGTCAGATCAACCCTTCATTCTTGAAGTTAACCCACGTTTAACTACAAGCTACATCGGTATTAGAAGAGTAGTTGACGTTAATTTAATGGATGCGATACGTAAAGCGGTTGTAGAAGGCTCTCTGCCTGAAAACATAAATTTGAAGGGTTACGCTTTCTTCTCCAAGGTTAGAATTAAGGTAACCGAGATGTTAACCGTCACGAAAATGCAGCAGCTGGCTCAGATAAGCGGCGTTATCACCCCACCCTTCCCGACAGGCTTAGACTACTCTGAAGCGGTTATCGTAGCTGAAGGGAATACTTTAAAGGAAGCTCAGGCGGCTTTCCAATATATGAAGAGAAACCTACAGTCACTTGGTGAAGTTGGATTCGAGGAGATTTCATGA
- a CDS encoding dCMP deaminase family protein, translating into MNRPSKDEYYLNIAKAVAARSTCLRRKFGAVIVKDDVIVSTGYNGPARGVVNCQEVGCLKNQLNIPPYTGYDYCIAVHAEENAIINAARHGAEVKGGTLYLYGENVEDGKITEANPCKRCRRAIINAGIIRVVIRKSESEIEEFNVSDWVKEDTEYYLSEFKKALEKNS; encoded by the coding sequence TTGAATAGACCCAGTAAAGACGAATATTATTTGAATATCGCGAAAGCCGTGGCCGCGCGCTCCACTTGTCTTAGAAGAAAATTCGGCGCGGTTATAGTTAAAGACGACGTTATAGTAAGCACCGGTTATAACGGCCCTGCTAGAGGAGTCGTTAACTGTCAAGAAGTCGGCTGTCTTAAAAACCAGCTTAATATTCCACCTTACACAGGCTACGATTACTGTATAGCGGTGCACGCGGAAGAGAACGCTATTATAAACGCGGCTCGACACGGCGCTGAAGTGAAGGGGGGCACATTATACTTATACGGGGAGAATGTTGAAGACGGTAAAATCACAGAAGCTAACCCTTGTAAAAGATGCAGGCGAGCTATAATCAACGCTGGTATAATTAGAGTGGTGATAAGGAAGAGTGAGAGTGAAATAGAAGAGTTTAACGTCTCAGACTGGGTTAAAGAGGATACCGAATACTATTTAAGCGAGTTTAAAAAAGCGCTTGAAAAAAATAGTTAA
- a CDS encoding (5-formylfuran-3-yl)methyl phosphate synthase: protein MVDVKNPLEGSLGGQYPWVIREVRKITPPGIEISAAICDSLEKPGLITQALLGVLTLEVDYAKIGLYKPASERSVREFLKRLCKVKSEFKLHGRIVAAGYADWSRIGSVNPMRLPDLAEGLEISVLMIDTLIKDGKSTFDYMSMGELEDFVEKCRSKGFRTALAGGIRLEHLPYIKKIGCDIIGVRSLVCENGDRVKGGINPDKIRELKRILS from the coding sequence ATTGTAGACGTAAAAAACCCGTTGGAGGGGTCTTTAGGCGGGCAGTATCCATGGGTTATTAGAGAAGTGAGGAAGATAACCCCACCGGGTATAGAGATCAGCGCGGCGATCTGCGACAGCTTAGAGAAACCAGGTTTAATCACCCAGGCTTTGCTAGGCGTTTTAACTCTTGAAGTGGATTACGCGAAGATCGGCTTATATAAGCCTGCTTCAGAGCGTTCGGTGAGGGAGTTTCTTAAAAGATTATGTAAAGTTAAAAGCGAGTTCAAGCTTCATGGTAGAATTGTCGCGGCAGGCTACGCTGATTGGAGTAGAATCGGATCAGTGAACCCGATGCGTTTACCGGATTTAGCTGAAGGCTTAGAGATAAGCGTGTTAATGATAGACACTCTTATAAAAGACGGTAAAAGCACCTTCGATTATATGAGTATGGGAGAACTGGAGGACTTCGTGGAAAAGTGTAGGAGTAAAGGTTTTCGAACAGCGCTTGCAGGGGGAATAAGATTAGAGCATCTCCCTTATATTAAAAAAATAGGCTGCGATATTATAGGTGTGCGAAGCCTAGTCTGCGAGAACGGTGATAGAGTTAAAGGAGGGATTAACCCGGACAAAATAAGAGAGTTAAAAAGAATATTAAGTTAA
- a CDS encoding GNAT family N-acetyltransferase, whose protein sequence is MIIRRAVKSDLSKVYLIEKNSFQEHWSKRFFDYFLDSSNTVFLVTVEDDILGYIIWQLESAGGAKNFEELRTGHLLNLAVREGYRRRGIASSLLERLFKEIASYKPVATYLEVACSNQAAVNLYLKFNFQILSVIPKYYRFGGDAYLMVKVLF, encoded by the coding sequence TTGATTATCAGGAGAGCTGTAAAATCTGATTTAAGTAAGGTATACTTGATAGAGAAAAATAGTTTCCAGGAGCATTGGAGTAAAAGGTTCTTCGATTATTTTCTAGATTCATCTAACACGGTTTTTCTAGTCACCGTGGAGGATGATATACTCGGATATATTATCTGGCAGCTTGAATCAGCTGGCGGGGCTAAAAACTTCGAGGAGTTGAGAACAGGTCATTTACTAAACTTAGCGGTTAGAGAGGGTTACCGGAGGAGGGGTATAGCATCCAGTCTACTTGAGAGATTATTTAAGGAAATTGCTAGTTATAAACCTGTGGCTACTTATCTTGAAGTCGCCTGTTCTAATCAAGCTGCGGTGAATCTTTACCTTAAATTCAATTTTCAAATCTTATCAGTGATACCGAAATATTATAGGTTTGGAGGTGACGCGTATCTTATGGTTAAAGTTTTGTTTTGA
- a CDS encoding nucleoside-triphosphatase, with translation MNILVTGPPRSGKTTLIKNIVEELNKKTIGFITEEFLKQGKRVGFKIKTFSGLESMLASIDNKHTSVFVGKYGVFLENLELVLETLEKELKTGSYDLIVVDEIGKMELSSKRFRDFITESLDLGKVFGSIMLYDNAFTKSVKERTDTKVYTLTRGSWVNVKNKILEDLKS, from the coding sequence ATGAACATCCTAGTTACAGGCCCTCCTAGAAGCGGTAAAACCACGTTGATTAAAAACATAGTTGAGGAGTTGAATAAAAAAACTATCGGCTTCATCACCGAGGAGTTTTTAAAACAGGGTAAAAGAGTAGGATTCAAGATTAAAACATTCTCCGGTTTAGAGAGTATGCTAGCTTCAATTGATAACAAGCATACAAGTGTATTCGTAGGTAAATACGGAGTTTTCCTAGAGAACCTTGAATTAGTTTTAGAAACATTAGAGAAAGAGTTGAAAACCGGAAGCTATGACTTAATAGTTGTCGATGAAATAGGGAAAATGGAGCTATCCTCTAAGAGGTTCAGAGATTTTATCACGGAAAGTTTAGATTTAGGAAAAGTTTTCGGCTCAATCATGCTCTACGATAACGCTTTCACGAAAAGCGTTAAAGAGAGAACTGATACTAAGGTTTACACTTTAACTCGAGGCAGCTGGGTGAACGTTAAAAATAAGATTCTGGAAGATTTAAAAAGCTAA
- a CDS encoding DUF87 domain-containing protein, which yields MILNIGVNCQIDLSKYEEEGLRIFITGQSGSGKSYLAKIILEELANLKIPIVIIDPEGEYTAFKERYSSLIIGGERGIGAYEGFNLDNATQIVDSFYGKYDHQMLIFDTSELPSSEQDEIHKLILEAVFRVATLRKKLCILSIEEAHILAPESGAHGKSLDICIEIAKRGRKRGLHSVWITQRPADISKKVISQCNIRFFGRLQEPADLAALSTYIKSLGLEENQLMNLNKEFIFYSKEGVKQIKARALKIKDLGKPKIGFKDLVRDNRPLIEIKPSEPVVEELKEEEVAFDILKKQLFLRERLERLEESKSECKRRLDEIILKINSGEDLTQLRSEYQKVKNEVNELSTLEEKILLDYKSLPGEGGVKERLKVKELIKRLEEQSREGKISGEAYLQLKEEYQRRLLESEEKIIYFRKFLEKSFQS from the coding sequence ATGATTTTAAATATCGGAGTTAACTGTCAAATAGATTTGAGTAAGTATGAAGAGGAGGGGCTCCGGATTTTCATCACCGGGCAATCCGGTAGCGGAAAAAGCTATCTTGCGAAGATTATCTTAGAGGAATTAGCGAATTTAAAAATACCGATTGTTATAATAGATCCTGAAGGAGAGTATACGGCTTTTAAAGAGCGTTATTCTTCTCTGATTATAGGCGGTGAGCGAGGGATTGGAGCCTATGAAGGCTTCAACTTAGATAATGCTACTCAAATCGTAGACTCCTTTTACGGCAAGTATGATCATCAAATGTTAATATTCGATACTTCTGAGCTGCCCTCCTCTGAGCAAGATGAAATTCATAAACTAATTCTTGAAGCGGTTTTTAGAGTAGCTACTTTAAGAAAGAAGCTGTGCATTTTATCAATAGAAGAAGCGCATATACTAGCTCCTGAGAGCGGGGCGCATGGGAAAAGCCTAGATATATGTATAGAGATAGCGAAGAGGGGGAGGAAGAGAGGGTTACACTCCGTATGGATTACGCAGAGACCGGCGGATATCAGTAAGAAGGTTATTAGCCAGTGTAATATAAGATTTTTCGGCCGCCTCCAGGAGCCGGCTGATTTAGCAGCTTTAAGCACATATATTAAAAGTCTGGGATTAGAGGAAAATCAATTGATGAATTTGAATAAAGAGTTTATTTTCTATTCGAAAGAGGGAGTTAAACAGATTAAAGCTAGAGCTTTAAAAATAAAAGATTTAGGGAAACCGAAGATCGGTTTTAAAGACTTAGTGAGGGATAACAGACCTCTTATTGAAATTAAGCCAAGCGAACCAGTTGTTGAAGAGCTTAAAGAAGAAGAGGTTGCCTTCGATATTTTAAAAAAACAGTTATTTTTAAGGGAAAGGCTTGAAAGATTGGAGGAAAGTAAAAGCGAATGTAAGAGAAGACTGGATGAGATTATTTTAAAAATTAATTCTGGAGAGGATTTAACTCAATTACGCAGCGAATATCAGAAAGTTAAAAACGAGGTGAATGAGCTTTCTACACTAGAGGAGAAAATTCTCTTAGACTATAAGAGTCTTCCTGGGGAGGGTGGTGTTAAAGAGAGGCTTAAAGTTAAGGAGTTGATTAAAAGATTAGAGGAGCAGAGTAGAGAAGGGAAGATTAGTGGCGAAGCATACCTTCAATTAAAAGAAGAATATCAGCGTAGACTTCTAGAATCTGAAGAAAAAATAATTTATTTTAGAAAATTTTTGGAAAAAAGCTTTCAGAGTTAA
- a CDS encoding HAD family hydrolase: protein MAMVKVVSFDVDGTLATRKYADLIWEEAIPKLYAEKHGVSFEEAKSFIIKEYEKIGDQRVEWYQISYWFNRFGLTGYDELLNKYEGVITYYPEVDAVLKNLAEKFDLIIVSNSAVEFLERTTKNIRKYFRRIFSASTDFNSTKSDPGVFKKVCFELNIDSNEIAHVGDNWVQDYLIPRRVGVKSYYLDRDGVKAGRFTVKDLNDFHRRVLNLIKRLK from the coding sequence ATGGCTATGGTAAAAGTGGTATCTTTTGACGTGGACGGGACTTTAGCGACTAGAAAATACGCGGATCTTATATGGGAGGAGGCTATTCCCAAGCTATATGCTGAGAAACATGGAGTTAGTTTCGAAGAAGCTAAGTCGTTTATTATCAAGGAATATGAGAAGATTGGAGATCAGAGAGTAGAATGGTATCAGATAAGCTACTGGTTTAACAGATTCGGTTTAACAGGGTACGATGAGCTTTTAAATAAGTATGAGGGGGTTATCACATACTATCCTGAAGTTGACGCTGTCTTAAAAAATTTAGCTGAAAAATTTGATTTGATAATAGTTTCAAATTCTGCTGTTGAATTCTTGGAGCGCACTACTAAAAATATTAGAAAATACTTCAGGAGGATTTTCTCAGCTTCAACAGACTTCAACTCAACTAAGAGTGACCCGGGTGTTTTTAAAAAAGTGTGCTTTGAGTTGAATATAGATTCAAATGAAATCGCGCATGTAGGAGATAACTGGGTCCAAGATTATTTAATTCCGAGAAGAGTGGGGGTTAAATCTTATTATCTAGACAGGGACGGTGTGAAAGCAGGGCGCTTCACAGTTAAAGATTTAAATGATTTTCATAGACGCGTTTTAAACCTTATAAAACGGTTAAAGTAA
- a CDS encoding Lrp/AsnC ligand binding domain-containing protein produces the protein MAIVFMLVEVETGKIHDVLEKLKSIDGVKEYYAITGPYDIIARIVADDMEGIKSIIEKIQAIPGVTRTLSSITLPF, from the coding sequence GTGGCGATTGTTTTCATGTTAGTTGAGGTTGAAACAGGGAAAATTCACGACGTTCTTGAAAAGTTGAAGAGCATCGACGGTGTTAAAGAGTATTATGCTATTACAGGGCCGTATGATATTATAGCAAGAATTGTTGCTGATGACATGGAGGGTATTAAGTCTATTATTGAGAAGATTCAAGCTATCCCAGGGGTTACTAGAACTTTAAGTTCAATTACGCTACCGTTCTAA
- the ligD gene encoding non-homologous end-joining DNA ligase: MEIKAGSQVIQVKNPDKILYPEDKITKLQVIRYYERIAPLMLPYLKDRPLTMHRFPDGINVEGFFQKEVPEYFPQWIEKTRLDNKTGGDTTYLLCQNKETLLYIAEQACITPHVWLARYDKPNHPDKIVFDLDPAKPEDFESVRETALLIKEKLDRLELNTFIMTTGSKGVHIIIPIEREYPFEQTRLFAQKLAKQIAKNKPDKITVEQRKEKRKNRLFIDTTRNAYAQTSVAPYSLRAKKGAPIATPISWSQLEDENLNAKTYNINNIFKYLDAQKNPWDKIENQVNNLKEAFNKL; the protein is encoded by the coding sequence ATGGAGATCAAAGCCGGCAGCCAAGTCATACAAGTCAAAAACCCTGATAAAATACTATACCCTGAAGATAAAATCACCAAGCTCCAAGTAATAAGATACTATGAGAGAATAGCACCCCTAATGCTACCGTATTTAAAAGATCGACCTCTAACAATGCACCGCTTCCCTGACGGAATAAACGTAGAGGGCTTCTTCCAAAAAGAAGTACCCGAATACTTCCCACAATGGATTGAAAAAACTAGGTTAGATAATAAAACAGGAGGGGACACCACCTATCTTCTATGCCAAAACAAGGAGACCCTCTTATACATCGCCGAACAGGCATGCATCACCCCACACGTCTGGCTGGCAAGATACGATAAACCAAATCACCCTGATAAAATAGTATTCGACCTAGACCCGGCTAAACCAGAAGACTTCGAATCAGTTCGGGAAACTGCCTTACTAATCAAAGAAAAACTAGACAGGCTAGAATTAAACACGTTTATTATGACAACAGGATCTAAAGGGGTCCATATAATAATACCGATAGAAAGAGAATACCCATTCGAACAAACCAGGTTATTCGCACAGAAATTAGCGAAGCAGATAGCTAAAAATAAACCTGATAAAATCACCGTGGAACAACGCAAAGAAAAAAGAAAAAACAGACTCTTCATAGACACTACGAGGAACGCTTACGCTCAGACATCAGTAGCACCGTACTCGCTGCGAGCTAAAAAAGGAGCGCCGATAGCTACACCGATAAGTTGGAGTCAATTAGAAGATGAAAATCTTAACGCTAAAACCTATAATATAAATAATATATTCAAATATTTGGATGCTCAAAAAAATCCTTGGGACAAAATAGAAAATCAGGTTAACAATTTAAAAGAAGCCTTTAATAAACTCTAA
- the ligD gene encoding non-homologous end-joining DNA ligase — protein MTSIIEEVEPKYRDLIIKTSIPEWIEPMLATLTSKRFSDENWIYERKLDGERCLAFKINGRVKLLSRNRKDISNTYPEIVDALEKQKTPDLIIDGEIVAFQGDNTSFSKLQERIGIKNREEALKSKIKVYYYIFDLIYIENYLIEKLPLIVRKELLKKHLTYQDPLRYTEHIWKEGVKYYQEACRKGWEGVIAKRAASEYQHKRSTDWLKFKCVNEQEFIIIGYTPPKGSRIGLGSILVGYYDKEKIVYAGKVGTGFNRKLLTDLKRELEAIKQETPLTEDKIGEKNVTWVKPEIVVQVGFTEWTKIGKLRHPRLLGVRRDKDPRTVVKETPEA, from the coding sequence ATGACCAGCATCATAGAAGAAGTGGAACCTAAATACCGGGACCTAATCATAAAAACAAGTATACCGGAATGGATAGAGCCGATGCTGGCAACACTAACCAGTAAAAGATTCTCAGATGAAAACTGGATATACGAGCGCAAACTAGACGGCGAAAGATGTCTAGCCTTCAAGATAAATGGGCGAGTGAAACTATTATCTAGAAATAGAAAAGACATCAGCAACACATATCCTGAGATCGTCGACGCCCTAGAAAAACAGAAAACCCCCGACCTCATAATAGACGGAGAGATAGTAGCTTTCCAAGGCGATAACACCAGCTTCTCCAAGCTACAGGAGAGAATCGGAATAAAAAACAGAGAGGAAGCCTTAAAATCAAAAATAAAAGTCTACTACTACATCTTCGACCTAATATATATTGAAAACTATCTAATTGAGAAACTACCACTAATAGTGAGAAAAGAATTATTAAAAAAACATTTAACATACCAAGACCCTTTAAGATACACCGAGCATATCTGGAAGGAGGGAGTAAAATATTATCAAGAAGCCTGCAGAAAAGGCTGGGAGGGTGTCATCGCTAAAAGAGCTGCAAGCGAATACCAGCATAAAAGATCAACAGACTGGTTGAAGTTTAAATGCGTAAACGAGCAGGAGTTCATAATCATCGGTTACACTCCGCCTAAAGGCTCCCGCATAGGATTAGGCTCAATACTAGTAGGCTACTATGATAAAGAGAAAATCGTATACGCTGGAAAAGTTGGAACAGGATTCAATCGCAAACTCTTAACAGATTTAAAAAGAGAACTAGAAGCCATAAAACAGGAAACCCCACTAACCGAAGATAAAATAGGGGAGAAAAACGTAACCTGGGTGAAACCTGAAATAGTCGTCCAAGTTGGCTTCACAGAGTGGACGAAGATCGGTAAACTACGCCACCCCCGTCTACTCGGAGTTAGAAGAGACAAAGACCCCCGCACAGTAGTTAAAGAAACACCTGAGGCTTAA